Proteins encoded within one genomic window of Haladaptatus sp. QDMS2:
- a CDS encoding NADH-quinone oxidoreductase subunit J, which produces MAIYETIAFALFAIITVGSSLGVVLARDVWHSALLLGMALLSVAVHYVMLQAEFLAAMQILVYVGGVLILITFAVMLTRAQQTEVSNA; this is translated from the coding sequence ATGGCAATCTACGAGACAATCGCGTTCGCGCTGTTCGCCATCATCACGGTGGGGAGCAGCCTCGGTGTTGTCCTCGCGCGGGACGTGTGGCACTCTGCACTCCTGCTCGGGATGGCACTGTTGAGCGTGGCGGTTCACTACGTGATGCTGCAGGCAGAATTCCTCGCAGCGATGCAAATCCTCGTCTACGTCGGCGGGGTTCTCATCCTCATCACGTTCGCCGTCATGCTCACGCGCGCACAGCAAACGGAGGTGAGTAACGCATGA
- a CDS encoding CBS domain-containing protein yields the protein MEDLESSGGKPRVKDYMTRDVVTVSPDATVKEVARRIAESDEHSGFPVCSGRRVEGFVSARDLLLADDDELIFKVMSQELIVAHPEMDLTDAARVILRSGIQKLPVVDDAGNLVGIISNADVIRSQIERATPEKVGKLMRTLENIHGVTVSEERRKVQLANLRPTQGRVYADELEGRSYELQRGLAEPLVVIDNDGDLLLADGHHRSKAADRLGIPEMDAYVIVLNTPVDLGMAKTAEKEGLSTIDDIEVVDYARHPLVETTKRFQ from the coding sequence ATGGAAGACCTCGAATCGTCCGGCGGTAAACCCCGGGTCAAAGACTACATGACCCGGGACGTGGTCACCGTCTCACCCGACGCCACGGTCAAAGAGGTTGCGAGGCGCATCGCAGAGAGCGACGAGCACAGCGGGTTTCCGGTGTGTAGCGGCCGCCGAGTCGAGGGGTTCGTGAGCGCACGCGACCTGTTGCTCGCCGACGACGACGAACTCATTTTCAAGGTGATGAGCCAGGAACTCATCGTCGCTCACCCCGAGATGGACCTCACCGACGCTGCCCGCGTCATCCTCCGGTCGGGGATTCAAAAACTCCCCGTCGTCGACGATGCGGGGAACCTCGTCGGCATTATCTCGAACGCGGACGTCATCCGGAGTCAAATCGAGCGAGCGACCCCCGAGAAGGTGGGCAAACTCATGCGAACGCTCGAAAACATCCACGGCGTCACGGTGAGCGAGGAACGCCGGAAGGTGCAACTCGCGAACCTCAGACCCACGCAGGGCCGAGTGTACGCGGACGAACTGGAGGGGCGAAGTTACGAACTCCAGCGCGGCCTCGCAGAACCCCTCGTCGTCATCGACAACGACGGCGACCTGTTGCTCGCAGACGGCCATCACCGCTCGAAGGCCGCAGACCGGCTCGGGATTCCGGAGATGGACGCCTACGTCATCGTCCTCAACACCCCAGTGGACCTCGGGATGGCGAAGACCGCAGAGAAGGAGGGACTGTCCACCATCGACGACATCGAAGTGGTAGACTACGCCCGCCACCCACTCGTCGAGACGACCAAGCGATTCCAGTAA
- a CDS encoding NADH-quinone oxidoreductase subunit J — MTSKPRFKLGSHLAPGLAAVALFGVLAAVFLTASFPEPAGFGEGSITASIGYAMFDLVNLAQHDSESFLVAFEIIDLALVAALVGAVMLGRRDEGEAFGGAFKPGAKQTEQESDD, encoded by the coding sequence ATGACAAGCAAACCCCGATTCAAGCTTGGGTCACACCTGGCTCCGGGGCTGGCTGCCGTCGCGCTCTTTGGCGTGCTGGCTGCCGTCTTCCTGACCGCATCCTTCCCAGAACCCGCCGGGTTCGGTGAGGGTTCGATTACGGCGAGCATCGGCTACGCCATGTTCGACCTGGTCAACCTCGCACAACACGACAGTGAGAGCTTCCTCGTGGCGTTCGAGATTATCGACCTGGCGCTCGTGGCGGCGCTCGTCGGTGCGGTCATGCTCGGTCGCCGCGACGAAGGTGAGGCCTTCGGCGGAGCGTTCAAACCGGGCGCAAAACAGACCGAACAGGAGAGTGACGACTGA
- a CDS encoding DHH family phosphoesterase translates to MVFRLVLGCGSFGHSLVETIRRDPDRLVVLTDEDRRVETLRGESINAKLADPTDPADLRANASDVDIVIVADDDPRQNLASANAAKKAFPDAHRVVFAGEEPDEATFEALESVADELIDPSGAVREYIVERVGDKGLRLRRLVRMLRALDGKLAVVTHDNPDPDALASAVALQKIAHSVGCEADVVYFGDITHQENRAFVNLLDLQLRNPKTWADLSEYAGFALVDHSRPGVNDQLPADTDVDVVIDHHPPRAPIDARFVDVRSDVGATSTLLTDYLMQLGYKVDTAVATGLLYGIRVDTKDFSRDISTADFEAAEFLTPRADSALLAQFESPSMSAETLSIIGRAIRERQVRGEVLTSCVGPISDRDALAQAADRLLDMKGITTTLVYGFKDGTVFVSGRARGADLDLGETLRDAFGQIGSAGGHADMAGAQISLGLLGDVEEGQEESLRQILTDVVTDRFFDTLTSRPGRPASVYSIPEFNSRFFDDDE, encoded by the coding sequence ATGGTTTTCCGGCTGGTCCTCGGCTGTGGCTCGTTCGGCCATTCGTTAGTCGAGACCATCCGCCGCGACCCGGACAGGCTGGTCGTCCTGACCGACGAGGACCGACGAGTCGAAACGCTCCGCGGGGAGTCGATAAACGCGAAACTCGCAGACCCGACAGACCCCGCGGACCTCCGGGCGAACGCGAGCGACGTGGACATCGTCATCGTTGCGGACGACGACCCGAGACAGAATCTGGCGAGTGCGAACGCCGCGAAGAAGGCGTTCCCGGACGCCCACCGCGTCGTCTTCGCCGGTGAAGAACCCGACGAAGCGACCTTCGAGGCGCTCGAATCCGTCGCCGACGAACTCATCGACCCGAGCGGCGCGGTCCGCGAATACATCGTCGAGCGCGTCGGTGACAAGGGCCTACGCCTGCGTCGGCTAGTGCGGATGCTCCGAGCACTCGACGGGAAACTCGCCGTCGTCACCCACGACAACCCCGACCCGGACGCGCTTGCGAGCGCCGTCGCCCTCCAGAAAATCGCCCACTCGGTGGGCTGTGAGGCCGACGTCGTCTACTTTGGCGACATCACCCACCAGGAGAATCGGGCGTTCGTGAACTTACTCGACTTACAGCTGCGGAATCCGAAGACTTGGGCCGACCTCTCTGAGTACGCCGGCTTCGCGCTAGTCGACCACTCTCGTCCGGGTGTCAACGACCAGTTGCCAGCCGACACGGACGTAGACGTGGTCATCGACCACCACCCGCCGCGTGCGCCAATCGACGCCCGGTTCGTGGACGTGCGAAGCGACGTCGGCGCGACGAGTACGCTGCTCACGGATTACCTCATGCAACTTGGCTACAAGGTTGACACCGCCGTCGCCACCGGGTTGCTCTACGGGATTCGGGTCGATACCAAGGACTTTTCGCGAGACATCTCCACCGCCGACTTCGAGGCCGCGGAGTTCCTCACGCCGCGGGCGGACAGCGCACTGCTCGCACAGTTCGAATCGCCGAGCATGAGCGCCGAGACGCTCTCCATCATTGGACGCGCCATCCGCGAGCGTCAGGTTCGTGGCGAGGTGCTCACGAGTTGTGTCGGGCCGATTTCTGACCGCGACGCGCTCGCGCAGGCCGCAGACCGCCTGCTCGACATGAAGGGCATCACGACGACGCTCGTCTACGGATTCAAGGATGGAACCGTCTTCGTCTCCGGGCGCGCCCGCGGGGCGGACCTCGACCTGGGAGAAACGCTTCGGGATGCCTTCGGGCAGATTGGCTCTGCGGGTGGCCACGCGGACATGGCCGGGGCGCAGATTTCCCTCGGCCTCCTCGGCGACGTAGAGGAGGGCCAGGAGGAGTCCCTGCGCCAGATTCTCACCGACGTCGTCACCGACCGGTTTTTCGACACGCTCACCTCGCGGCCGGGCCGGCCGGCCTCCGTGTACTCAATTCCGGAGTTCAACAGCCGCTTTTTCGACGACGACGAGTGA
- the nuoK gene encoding NADH-quinone oxidoreductase subunit NuoK — protein MVPVEYYLLLSAAVFCIGLFGILTRQNALLFLMSVELMLNAANINFVAFSAQWGNITGQVFSLFTMALAAAEVAVGIGIILVLYRNFRDVDVTKATTMRW, from the coding sequence ATGGTACCGGTCGAATACTATCTCCTGCTTTCGGCTGCGGTCTTCTGTATCGGCCTGTTCGGCATCCTCACCCGACAGAACGCGCTGTTGTTCCTCATGTCGGTCGAGCTGATGCTGAACGCCGCGAACATCAACTTCGTCGCGTTCTCGGCGCAGTGGGGGAACATCACCGGACAGGTGTTCAGTCTGTTCACGATGGCCCTCGCTGCCGCGGAAGTTGCAGTCGGTATCGGCATCATCCTGGTGCTCTACCGCAACTTCCGCGACGTCGACGTGACCAAGGCGACGACGATGAGGTGGTAA
- the nuoL gene encoding NADH-quinone oxidoreductase subunit L, whose translation MAGVFEFAPAIAALPFASFLVALFFGKYMPKRGALAGIFATAGSLLLSLWVFLTVAGGEAYNENLYTFVAGQDTFSLHLGLLLDPLSAMMLVIVSLVAFLVHIFSLGYMNDEGETGLPRYYAGLGLFTASMLGFVFANNLLMAFMFFELVGLCSYLLIGFWFREQGPPSAAKKAFLVTRFGDYFFLIGVVAIFATFGTAAFAGSESFPHIAELVLAGEETLEYVPFGLEPAQWFTVLGLLVLGGVMGKSAQFPFHTWLPDAMEGPTPVSALIHAATMVAAGVYLVARMYGFYALSPTALAVIALVGGFTALFAATMGVVKREIKQVLAYSTISQYGYIMLGLGAGGYVAGVFHLLTHAFFKALLFLGAGAVIIAMHHNENMWDMGGLKEKMPVTYYTFLSGSLALAGIVPFSGFWSKDEVLYEALVHGLNTPVLLLAYAMGLIAVFFTGFYTFRMVFLTFHGKPRSDTARDPHGVRWNVKFPLVVLGILAATIGFVNMVPVAELTGLEIEYLHSWLDLEEGFAEALSAHHYSELLHDFAGYSAAELSSLVAGAVSLALALAGAGLAYTLYNVPEPVEHTDKLGSIKTLLYNNYYQDEYQVWLATGLTLPLARAADKFDNGVVDGIVNGVSSVSLFSGNRVRRVQTGVVSNYAALLTVGLVALLVVLGITGGWF comes from the coding sequence ATGGCAGGTGTATTTGAATTTGCTCCGGCAATTGCGGCACTCCCGTTCGCATCGTTCCTCGTAGCACTGTTCTTTGGCAAGTACATGCCAAAGCGCGGCGCGCTCGCAGGAATCTTCGCGACGGCGGGGTCGCTGCTGCTGTCGCTGTGGGTGTTCCTCACGGTGGCTGGCGGCGAAGCGTACAACGAAAATCTCTACACGTTCGTCGCGGGGCAGGACACCTTTAGCCTGCACCTCGGCCTCCTGCTCGACCCGCTGTCCGCGATGATGCTCGTCATCGTGTCGCTGGTCGCGTTCCTGGTCCACATCTTCAGTCTGGGCTACATGAACGACGAGGGCGAGACGGGACTCCCACGGTACTACGCTGGCCTCGGCCTGTTCACGGCGTCCATGCTCGGGTTCGTGTTCGCGAACAACCTGCTCATGGCGTTCATGTTCTTCGAACTGGTCGGCCTGTGTTCGTACCTGCTCATCGGCTTCTGGTTCCGCGAACAGGGCCCACCATCCGCCGCGAAGAAGGCGTTCCTCGTCACCCGTTTCGGTGACTACTTCTTCCTCATCGGTGTGGTCGCTATCTTCGCAACCTTCGGGACGGCGGCGTTCGCCGGTTCCGAGAGCTTCCCACACATCGCAGAACTGGTGCTTGCGGGTGAGGAAACCCTCGAGTACGTGCCGTTCGGCTTAGAACCGGCACAGTGGTTCACCGTCCTCGGCCTGCTCGTCCTCGGTGGCGTGATGGGTAAGTCTGCGCAGTTCCCGTTCCACACGTGGCTGCCAGACGCGATGGAAGGTCCAACCCCAGTCTCTGCACTCATCCACGCAGCGACGATGGTCGCAGCCGGTGTGTACCTCGTCGCCCGGATGTACGGCTTCTACGCACTCTCCCCGACGGCGCTCGCGGTCATCGCGCTCGTCGGCGGCTTCACGGCGCTGTTCGCCGCGACGATGGGTGTCGTAAAGCGCGAAATCAAGCAGGTGCTCGCGTACTCCACCATCTCCCAGTACGGCTACATCATGCTCGGCCTGGGTGCTGGTGGCTACGTCGCCGGTGTCTTCCACCTGCTCACCCACGCCTTCTTCAAGGCGCTGCTGTTCCTCGGTGCTGGTGCGGTCATCATCGCGATGCACCACAACGAGAACATGTGGGACATGGGTGGTCTCAAAGAGAAGATGCCAGTCACGTACTACACGTTCCTTTCGGGGTCGCTCGCCCTCGCGGGCATCGTCCCGTTCTCTGGCTTCTGGTCGAAAGACGAGGTGCTCTACGAGGCGCTCGTCCACGGCCTGAACACTCCCGTGCTGCTCCTCGCGTACGCGATGGGGCTCATCGCGGTGTTCTTCACCGGCTTCTACACCTTCCGGATGGTGTTCCTCACCTTCCACGGGAAGCCACGGTCTGACACCGCTCGCGACCCACACGGCGTCCGGTGGAACGTCAAGTTCCCGCTCGTCGTGCTCGGGATTCTCGCAGCGACCATCGGCTTCGTCAACATGGTTCCGGTGGCAGAACTCACCGGGCTGGAAATCGAGTACCTCCACAGCTGGCTGGACTTAGAAGAAGGCTTCGCTGAGGCACTCAGTGCGCACCACTACAGTGAACTGCTCCACGACTTCGCTGGCTACAGCGCGGCAGAACTGTCGTCGCTCGTGGCTGGCGCTGTTTCGCTCGCACTCGCACTCGCGGGCGCAGGACTGGCGTACACGCTCTACAACGTGCCAGAGCCAGTCGAGCACACCGACAAACTCGGGAGCATCAAGACGCTCCTCTACAACAACTACTACCAGGACGAGTACCAGGTCTGGCTCGCAACGGGCCTCACCCTCCCGCTCGCTCGCGCCGCGGACAAGTTCGACAACGGCGTCGTCGACGGCATCGTAAACGGCGTCTCCAGCGTGAGCCTGTTCTCCGGCAACCGCGTCCGCCGGGTGCAGACGGGTGTGGTCAGCAACTACGCGGCACTGCTCACGGTTGGGCTGGTCGCGCTGCTGGTCGTTCTCGGTATCACAGGAGGTTGGTTCTAG
- a CDS encoding NADH-quinone oxidoreductase subunit I, with the protein MIGLLKSMAATMRHALDGSTFTVEYPDVEPEVSPRFRGVHKFSQERCIWCRQCENVCPNDTIQIVTDDKRNGEQYNLHIGQCIYCRLCEEVCPVDAIILTQNFEFTGDTKDDLAYNMEQLKNVPWYKDIDPLKSREPDRGVWIGEGEGEVDYQ; encoded by the coding sequence ATGATTGGCTTACTCAAATCGATGGCAGCGACGATGAGACACGCCCTGGACGGGTCTACGTTCACGGTCGAATACCCGGACGTCGAACCCGAAGTGAGCCCACGGTTCCGTGGCGTTCACAAGTTCAGCCAGGAGCGCTGCATCTGGTGTCGCCAGTGTGAAAACGTCTGTCCGAACGACACGATTCAGATCGTGACGGACGACAAGCGCAACGGCGAGCAGTACAACCTCCACATCGGCCAGTGTATTTACTGCCGACTCTGTGAGGAAGTCTGCCCCGTTGACGCCATCATCCTCACCCAGAACTTCGAGTTCACGGGTGACACGAAAGACGACCTGGCGTACAACATGGAACAGCTGAAAAACGTCCCGTGGTACAAGGACATCGACCCCCTCAAGTCCCGCGAACCGGACCGTGGCGTCTGGATTGGCGAGGGCGAGGGCGAAGTCGACTACCAGTAA
- a CDS encoding complex I subunit 1 family protein: MYPLQTLPETIGQLLGFGSELGPGQDFIASLLAAFLIGNIMLGMTALAGPWAKRKITAAFTDRIAVNRVGPFGLLIIVADAVRLLSKELIVPEGVDRPAWDLAPLIMASSALLGFAVIPMGSGIQLADPETGLAYVFAVSSLASLGMVMAGYASNNKYSLLGGLRAVAQNLAYEIPLVVTAASVVIFAGTLQMSGIVAAQQETLFSLGGFDIPAWYAFVNPFAFVLFMVANLAEVGRNPFDTPEAPTEIVAGYQTEYSSVYFVLMYLGEFLHIFLGGAIVATLFLGGPAGPGPESIGFIWFVVKIWAVFLLTQWFRAAIPRVRIDQMIEIGWKGMLVLSFANLVLTAVIVGVIA; the protein is encoded by the coding sequence ATGTATCCGCTGCAGACGCTGCCGGAAACCATCGGCCAACTGCTCGGGTTCGGGTCCGAACTCGGTCCCGGTCAGGACTTCATCGCGTCGCTGCTCGCGGCATTTCTCATCGGGAACATCATGCTCGGCATGACGGCACTCGCCGGTCCGTGGGCAAAGCGGAAGATTACCGCCGCGTTCACCGACCGCATCGCAGTCAACCGTGTCGGGCCGTTTGGCCTACTCATCATCGTGGCAGACGCAGTGCGCCTCCTATCGAAGGAGCTCATCGTCCCCGAGGGCGTCGACCGCCCAGCGTGGGACCTTGCGCCCCTCATCATGGCTTCTTCTGCGCTGCTCGGTTTCGCGGTCATCCCAATGGGGAGCGGCATTCAACTCGCAGACCCCGAGACGGGGCTCGCGTACGTGTTCGCCGTTTCCTCGCTCGCGTCGCTCGGTATGGTTATGGCCGGCTACGCGTCGAACAACAAATACTCCCTACTCGGTGGCCTTCGTGCCGTCGCGCAGAACCTCGCGTACGAGATTCCGCTCGTCGTGACCGCGGCGTCCGTCGTCATCTTCGCCGGCACGCTCCAGATGAGTGGAATCGTCGCCGCCCAGCAGGAGACGCTCTTCTCCCTCGGTGGCTTCGACATTCCAGCGTGGTACGCCTTCGTGAACCCGTTCGCGTTCGTACTGTTCATGGTGGCGAACCTCGCGGAAGTCGGTCGGAATCCGTTCGACACGCCGGAAGCACCGACAGAGATTGTTGCTGGCTACCAGACCGAGTACTCCAGCGTCTACTTCGTGCTGATGTACCTCGGTGAGTTCCTGCACATCTTCCTCGGTGGCGCAATCGTCGCGACCCTCTTCCTCGGTGGCCCAGCAGGGCCCGGACCAGAGAGTATCGGCTTCATCTGGTTCGTCGTGAAGATTTGGGCCGTGTTCCTGCTCACGCAGTGGTTCCGTGCGGCGATCCCGCGCGTCCGTATCGACCAGATGATCGAAATCGGCTGGAAAGGGATGCTCGTGCTCTCGTTCGCGAACCTCGTCCTGACCGCCGTCATTGTGGGTGTGATTGCATGA
- a CDS encoding NuoM family protein, whose protein sequence is MMIELLLGVTFVGALLTFLAPDKVAGKLAFAISLLPVVGSVWMYLNFDGSGNALLGGQLAYETNAQWVTLGPWDLTWFVGLDGVSMPLLVLTTVLTTLAILSAWTPIDERQSQFYGLMLLMEASLIGVFAALDFFVWFIFWEAVLIPMYFLIGVWGGPRRKYAAIKFFVYTNVASLVMFIGFMALVFGLGDSVTSLSLPAVAQALRAGELGSLAGIDANTLKGLAFFAMFAGFAVKVPVVPVHTWLPDAHVEAPTPVSVMLAGVLLKMGTYALLRFNFTMLADVATAAATIIAIFAVVSVIYGAMLALAQQDLKRIVAYSSVSSMGYVILGLVAYTVYGVGGATFQMIAHGLISGLMFMAVGVIYNTTHTRMVADMSGMADRMPWTVGIFVAAAFAYMGLPLMAGFAGELFIFLGSFGAFAGSEIFTSVAMFGIVIVAGYLLFAMQRTLFGPFRLETDYEVTPAPFHDVAPMAVLLILIIALGVAPDIFMQMIQDAIRPILAVGGGA, encoded by the coding sequence ATGATGATTGAATTGCTACTCGGCGTAACGTTCGTCGGCGCACTCCTGACGTTCCTCGCGCCGGATAAGGTGGCAGGAAAGCTGGCGTTCGCGATTAGCCTGCTCCCTGTCGTCGGCAGCGTCTGGATGTACCTGAACTTCGACGGCTCTGGCAACGCACTGCTCGGCGGCCAACTGGCCTACGAGACGAACGCTCAGTGGGTCACGCTCGGCCCGTGGGACCTGACGTGGTTCGTCGGGCTTGACGGTGTCAGCATGCCGCTGCTCGTGCTCACGACGGTTCTCACGACGCTCGCGATTCTGAGCGCGTGGACACCAATCGACGAGCGCCAGTCGCAGTTCTACGGCCTGATGTTGCTCATGGAAGCGAGCCTCATCGGCGTGTTCGCGGCGCTCGACTTCTTCGTCTGGTTCATCTTCTGGGAAGCTGTCCTCATCCCGATGTACTTCCTCATCGGTGTCTGGGGCGGCCCACGCCGGAAGTACGCCGCGATCAAGTTCTTCGTCTACACCAACGTCGCCTCGCTGGTGATGTTCATCGGCTTCATGGCGCTGGTGTTCGGACTCGGTGACTCCGTCACCTCCCTCAGCCTGCCGGCGGTTGCGCAGGCGCTCCGTGCGGGTGAACTCGGTTCACTCGCCGGAATCGATGCGAACACGTTGAAAGGACTCGCGTTCTTCGCGATGTTCGCTGGCTTCGCGGTGAAGGTTCCGGTCGTGCCGGTTCACACGTGGCTGCCCGACGCTCACGTCGAGGCCCCCACGCCTGTGTCGGTCATGCTGGCCGGCGTCCTCCTGAAGATGGGGACGTACGCCCTGCTCCGGTTCAACTTTACCATGCTCGCCGACGTCGCGACGGCCGCGGCGACCATCATCGCCATCTTCGCCGTCGTCAGCGTCATCTACGGCGCGATGCTCGCGCTCGCCCAGCAGGACCTGAAGCGCATCGTCGCGTACTCCTCTGTGTCCTCGATGGGCTACGTCATCCTCGGACTCGTCGCCTACACCGTCTACGGCGTCGGCGGCGCGACGTTCCAGATGATCGCACACGGCCTCATCTCGGGGCTGATGTTCATGGCGGTCGGTGTTATCTACAACACCACCCACACCCGGATGGTCGCTGACATGTCCGGGATGGCAGACCGGATGCCGTGGACGGTTGGCATCTTCGTCGCCGCCGCGTTCGCCTACATGGGCCTGCCGCTGATGGCTGGCTTCGCCGGCGAACTGTTCATCTTCCTCGGCTCGTTCGGCGCGTTCGCGGGCTCTGAAATCTTCACGTCGGTGGCGATGTTCGGTATCGTCATCGTCGCCGGCTACCTGCTGTTCGCGATGCAGCGGACTCTGTTCGGGCCGTTCCGGCTCGAAACGGACTACGAGGTCACGCCAGCGCCGTTCCACGACGTCGCACCGATGGCCGTGCTCCTCATCCTCATCATCGCACTCGGTGTCGCACCGGACATCTTCATGCAGATGATTCAAGATGCAATTCGTCCGATTCTCGCCGTCGGAGGGGGTGCCTAA
- a CDS encoding NADH-quinone oxidoreductase subunit N → MAVSAGLALSPVLILGVAALLLFLFDSLTPDKRDDGRLAGIATAGSLTSLAATGYLFTATDLVSEPLTLYGDQLVIDGMSLFFGFIFTSVAAMVSLASYDYLRGHRNQAEYYILVLMAAMGMSLMASANSLASAFVALELASLPSYALVSFLKQNRGSVEAGLKYFLIGALSSAVFAYGISLVYAATGALQFGAIAEAVANTEFVGILGLGVLMVLGGFAFKTASVPFHFWAPEAYEGAPAPISGFLSSASKAAGFVVAFRVFVEAFPVESVPVDWVLAFQILAVVTMTLGNFAAAVQENVKRMLAYSSIGHAGYVLIGLAALTGGGQNDLVLGASMMHLLVYGFMNTGAFLFIAMTEHWGIGRKFEDFNGLGKQAPLACAAMTVFLFSLAGLPIGAGFLSKYVLFAAAVGAGFWWLAAFGAVNSALSLYYYSRVVKAMWIEESAEPRELGGYPAGLYAAVVGAAIVTVVLLPAFNPVASTAVDAASVLFG, encoded by the coding sequence ATGGCAGTCTCTGCCGGACTGGCGCTCTCGCCGGTCCTCATCCTCGGCGTCGCGGCGCTGTTGCTGTTCCTGTTCGACAGCCTCACGCCCGACAAACGCGACGACGGCCGCCTCGCGGGTATCGCGACGGCTGGCTCGCTGACGTCGCTCGCCGCGACTGGCTACCTCTTCACGGCGACGGACCTCGTCAGTGAGCCGCTCACGCTCTACGGTGACCAGCTGGTCATCGACGGGATGAGCCTGTTCTTCGGGTTCATCTTCACGAGCGTCGCGGCGATGGTCTCGCTCGCAAGCTACGACTACCTCCGCGGTCACCGCAACCAGGCCGAGTACTACATCCTCGTCCTGATGGCCGCGATGGGGATGTCGCTCATGGCATCGGCAAACAGCCTCGCGTCGGCGTTCGTCGCACTCGAACTCGCCAGCCTGCCGTCCTACGCGCTCGTCTCGTTCCTCAAGCAGAACCGTGGCAGCGTGGAGGCAGGCCTCAAGTACTTCCTCATCGGCGCGCTGTCGTCTGCGGTGTTCGCCTACGGGATTAGCCTCGTGTACGCCGCGACCGGCGCACTGCAGTTCGGCGCAATCGCCGAAGCAGTCGCGAACACGGAGTTCGTCGGTATCCTCGGCCTCGGTGTGCTGATGGTGCTCGGTGGCTTCGCGTTCAAGACCGCGAGCGTGCCGTTCCACTTCTGGGCGCCGGAGGCCTACGAGGGCGCACCGGCACCGATTTCGGGCTTCCTGTCGTCGGCCTCGAAGGCGGCCGGGTTCGTCGTTGCATTCCGCGTGTTCGTCGAGGCGTTCCCGGTGGAATCGGTGCCCGTCGACTGGGTGCTCGCGTTCCAGATTCTCGCCGTCGTCACGATGACGCTCGGGAACTTCGCCGCCGCGGTCCAGGAGAACGTAAAGCGCATGCTCGCGTACTCCTCGATTGGCCACGCCGGCTACGTCCTCATCGGACTCGCCGCGCTCACCGGCGGCGGACAGAACGACCTCGTCCTCGGGGCGTCGATGATGCACCTGCTCGTCTACGGCTTCATGAACACGGGCGCGTTCCTGTTCATCGCCATGACCGAGCATTGGGGCATCGGCCGCAAATTCGAGGACTTCAACGGGCTCGGGAAGCAGGCACCGCTCGCCTGCGCCGCGATGACCGTGTTCCTGTTCAGCCTCGCTGGCCTCCCGATTGGGGCTGGCTTCCTCTCTAAGTACGTGCTGTTCGCCGCCGCCGTCGGTGCGGGCTTCTGGTGGCTCGCCGCCTTCGGTGCCGTGAACAGTGCGCTGTCGCTCTACTACTATTCGCGCGTCGTCAAGGCGATGTGGATCGAAGAGTCGGCAGAACCACGCGAACTCGGTGGGTACCCGGCCGGCCTCTACGCTGCCGTCGTCGGTGCGGCAATCGTCACCGTCGTTCTGCTTCCGGCGTTCAACCCCGTCGCGAGCACGGCCGTGGACGCAGCGAGCGTCCTCTTCGGCTAA